A window of the Tiliqua scincoides isolate rTilSci1 chromosome 5, rTilSci1.hap2, whole genome shotgun sequence genome harbors these coding sequences:
- the LOC136653210 gene encoding vomeronasal type-2 receptor 26-like translates to MYAFLGLVCVACGSGYCHMPTVMLPASRVGSESGAHIAMCHMGNHLQCPPEHYQAGDLLIGGMASQLILDINPGDFSELPRIRRMELPGTVPRNYQAVLSLVYAVKEINDNPTILPNISLGLQVENGFFDERMIYQNTLKLLSDEENVIPNYKCGIRKNLIAVIGGSDTRSSLLMDTILSIYRIPQVAYGTFATWKRGGTQTSTFYNIMPSAQYQYNGIVQLLLHFQWNWVGIIGSESEIGQTFTETLTAKLSQHGICVAFTKTVLGSELLLITISDEGMWDIISSLTNTKATVCIIHADIQTMGIFQTFLLVETISIGKVWIMTAHWDSSSQLIIQASSKKNFHGSFSFAVHSAEMPEFQKVLQRLHSEWEKEQFSMTDFLEGVSNCSLPNFKEGQENNESCSESKLEDIPETLVDMSTTRQSYSIYSAAYAIAHALHAMHMSRTRPKVNGDKLEPPTLQPWELHPFLKMSFNKSVGEKVSLDQEGKFAAGLDLINWVVFPNQSFLGVKVGRVDPQTLLGKELTINVDSIKWHSCFDQEVPPSSLCSDHCQPGHSKQKEERMPFCCYDCPPCPEGKISNQKDMESCFQCQEDQYPNRDKDQCLPKGLNYLSYEEPLGITKAVLALSLSLATVMVLGIFIQHQNTPIVKANNRDLTYSLLVSLLVCFLCCFLFIGQPQSIICFLRQPAFAVTFSLALSSVLAKTITVVLAFMATRPGSRMRLWLGKRLTLSVVLSCSIIQITLCTVWLCTSPPFPALDLHSLAEDIVLECNEGSSVLFSCVLGFLGIMALVSFIVAFFARKLPSTFNEAKFITFSMLVFCTVWVSFVPAYLSTKGKYMVTVEIFSILASGAVQYQGITRLFLVYGVKEINENPTNLPNITLRLHIENDIFGWLATESLSEKKVLISGYDLLNGISTCSMPPLPALSRHHECDSAGCMKRV, encoded by the exons atgtatgcattcctgggcctggtgtgcgtGGCTTGTGGCAGCGGTTACTGCCATATGCCCACAGTAATGCTCCCAGCATCCcgcgtgggcagtgagtctgg AGCACACATTGCCATGTGCCACATGGGCAATCACTTGCAGTGCCCACCTGAGCATTACCAGGCAGGGGATCTTCTCATTGGTGGGATGGCATCTCAGCTCATCCTGGATATTAACCCTGGAGACTTCAGTGAACTTCCCAGAATACGGCGTATGGAACTGCCTGG TACAGTACCAAGGAATTACCAGGCTGTCCTCTCCTTGGTATATGCTGTCAAAGAGATCAATGACAACCCCACAATTTTGCCAAATATCAGCTTGGGGCTCCAAGTTGAAAATGGCTTTTTTGATGAAAGGATGATTTATCAGAATACCCTGAAACTTCTGTCTGATGAGGAAAATGTCAtccccaattacaagtgtggcaTCCGTAAAAATCTAATAGCTGTCATTGGGGGATCTGACACAAGAAGTTCCCTCTTGATGGACACCATTTTAAGCATCTACAGGATTCCACag gttgcttatggcacgtttgctacaTGGAAACGTGGTGGGACCCAGACCTCTACCTTTTACAACATCATGCCCAGTGCTCAATACCAGTATAACGGGATTGTTCAATTACTCCTGCATTTCCAGTGGAACTGGGTTGGGATCATTGGGTCTGAATCTGAAATAGGACAAACATTCACAGAGACGCTGACAGCAAAGCTTTCCCAGCATGGCATCTGTGTCGCCTTCACAAAAACAGTACTAGGCAGTGAACTTCTTTTGATTACTATCAGTGATGAAGGTATGTGGGATATAATCTCTTCTCTAACAAACACCAAAGCAACTGTCTGCATCATACATGCAGATATACAGACCATGGGTATATTCCAGACATTCCTACTTGTGGAAACCATCTCTATTGGCAAGGTGTGGATCATGACTGCCCACTGGGATTCTTCATCACAGTTAATAATCCAGGCTTCGAGTAAAAAAAACTTCCATggttccttctcttttgcagtcCACTCTGCGGAAATGCCGGAGTTCCAAAAGGTCCTCCAGAGGCTACATTCAGAATGGGAAAAAGAACAGTTCTCAATGACAGACTTTTTAGAAGGGGTCTCCAACTGTTCCTTGCCAAACTTCAAGGAGGGTCAAGAAAACAATGAAAGCTGCTCTGAGTCAAAGCTGGAGGATATTCCTGAGACACTGGTGGATATGAGCACAACCCgtcaaagctacagcatctacagcGCTGCCTATGCCAttgcacatgctttacatgcaatGCACATGTCCAGAACCAGGCCAAAGGTGAATGGAGACAAACTGGAACCTCCAACTCTGCAACCTTGGGAG cttcaccctttcctgaaGATGTCATTTAATAAGAGTGTGGGAGAGAAGGTTTCTTTGGATCAGGAGGGCAAATTTGCAGCTGGACTTGATCTTATCAACTGGGTTGTTTTTCCAAACCAATCCTTCTTGGGAGTGAAAGTAGGAAGAGTGGATCCTCAGACTTTGTTGGGCAAGGAGTTGACCATTAACGTGGACAGTATCAAATGGCACAGCTGCTTTGACCAGGAG GTGCCTCCTTCCTCATTATGCAGTGACCACTGTCAGCCAGGCCACAGCaaacaaaaggaagaaaggatgccattttgttgctatgattgtcctccgtgtccagaagggaagatttctaaCCAAAAAG acaTGGAAAGCTGTTTCCAGTGCcaagaagatcaatatccaaacaggGACAAAGATCAATGCCTTCCCAAGGGTCTAAACTACCTGTCTTACGAAGAACCTTTGGGGATCACCAAGGCTGTCTTGGCACTGTCTCTTTCTTTGGCCACAGTTATGGTGCTAGGAATCTTCATCCAGCACCagaacactcccatcgtcaaagccaacaatcgggatctCACCTATTCTCTACTCGTCTCCCTCTTGGtctgctttctctgctgttttctattcattggccagcctcagTCGATCATCTGCTTCCTACGACAACCTGCTTTTGCAGTAACCTTTTCCTTGGCGCTTTCTTCTGTactggccaaaaccatcacagtggttcTTGCTTTCATGGCTACCAGGCCAGGATCCAGAATGAGACTGTGGCTGGGGAAGAGACTCACACTCTCTGTTGTCCTCTCTTGTTCCATCATTCAAATAACTCTGTGCACGGTGTGGCTCTGCACAAGtcctcccttccctgctttgGACCTGCATTCTCTGGCAGAAGACATTgtgctggaatgcaatgaaggctcgTCTGTCCTCTTTTCTTGTGTTCTGGGCTTCCTGGGCATCATGGCTCTcgtcagcttcattgtggctttctTTGCTCGGAAGCTGCCCAGCAcgttcaacgaagccaagttcatcaccttcagcatgctggttttttgcactgtttgggtatcttttgttccagcttacctgagcaccaaaggaaagtACATGGTcaccgtggagatcttctccatcttggcgtCTGGTGCTG